Proteins encoded within one genomic window of Streptomyces sp. NBC_01314:
- a CDS encoding DinB family protein: MIEEFAKDNLYGRLRRDRKALLWKLDGLSEYDARRPLTATGTNLLGLVKHVATVEARYFGEVFDRPFPEPLPRWQDSNGSDLWATEDETRDQIIGFYRRTWEHSDATINELPLDAPGHVPWWPEPYPNTNLFAVMVHVLGESIRHAGHADILREGLDGRTGLRAEHEKQIDEEARAAYCAKIEQAARSAAPIKAQRLSHVT; the protein is encoded by the coding sequence ATGATCGAAGAATTCGCGAAAGACAACCTGTACGGGAGACTGCGGCGGGACCGCAAGGCACTGCTCTGGAAACTCGACGGCTTGTCCGAATACGACGCCCGCCGACCTTTGACAGCGACCGGGACCAACCTCCTCGGCCTGGTCAAACACGTGGCTACCGTCGAGGCCAGGTACTTCGGCGAGGTCTTCGACCGCCCTTTCCCGGAACCGCTGCCCCGGTGGCAGGACTCCAACGGCAGCGATCTGTGGGCGACCGAGGACGAGACCCGCGATCAGATCATCGGGTTCTACCGGCGCACGTGGGAACACTCGGACGCGACGATCAACGAGCTTCCCCTTGACGCCCCTGGCCACGTGCCGTGGTGGCCGGAGCCTTATCCGAACACGAACCTGTTCGCCGTCATGGTCCATGTCCTCGGCGAGTCCATCCGGCATGCCGGGCACGCCGATATCCTGCGCGAGGGCCTCGACGGCCGGACCGGGTTGCGCGCCGAACACGAGAAGCAGATCGACGAGGAAGCCCGTGCAGCCTACTGCGCGAAGATCGAGCAGGCCGCCAGGTCGGCCGCACCGATCAAGGCTCAGAGGTTGTCTCACGTGACTTGA
- a CDS encoding transposase, whose translation MLPSFAARPQGGGTAPCDERAVFTAVVYALTSGCVWRHLPPTFGTSPATAHRRFTVCIEAGLWRRLHRAVLDELGARGEVDWTSAIVDAASVRAKRGDR comes from the coding sequence TTGCTGCCGTCGTTCGCTGCTCGTCCGCAAGGTGGTGGGACCGCTCCGTGTGACGAGCGGGCCGTATTCACGGCAGTGGTGTACGCGCTGACCAGCGGCTGTGTCTGGCGGCATCTGCCGCCGACGTTCGGCACGTCGCCCGCCACCGCGCATCGCCGCTTCACGGTATGTATCGAGGCCGGCCTGTGGCGTCGGCTGCACCGGGCGGTGCTGGACGAACTCGGGGCCCGGGGCGAGGTGGACTGGACCTCGGCGATCGTGGACGCGGCCTCCGTTCGCGCCAAAAGAGGGGATCGCTGA
- a CDS encoding transposase, which translates to MASAAPGGAGRTRGPGRGGLDLGDRGRGLRSRQKRGSLTGPNPVDRGKKGSKLHVLSDAQGIPLTVAVSGANMHDSLALKPLIRGIPAVRSRRGPRRRRPVKLRADKTPHAAFGSSSCREWNRVGDAERRSSH; encoded by the coding sequence GTGGCGTCGGCTGCACCGGGCGGTGCTGGACGAACTCGGGGCCCGGGGCGAGGTGGACTGGACCTCGGCGATCGTGGACGCGGCCTCCGTTCGCGCCAAAAGAGGGGATCGCTGACCGGGCCGAACCCGGTCGATCGCGGCAAGAAGGGCAGCAAGCTGCACGTGCTGTCCGATGCCCAGGGCATCCCGCTCACCGTCGCCGTGTCCGGCGCGAACATGCACGACAGCCTCGCCCTCAAGCCGCTCATCCGCGGCATACCCGCCGTCCGGTCCCGCCGGGGACCACGGCGGCGCCGACCCGTCAAACTCCGCGCGGACAAGACACCCCATGCAGCTTTCGGGTCAAGCAGCTGCCGGGAGTGGAACCGGGTTGGAGATGCTGAACGCCGCTCTAGCCACTGA